The Candidatus Denitrolinea symbiosum DNA window AAAAGAACAAGGACGCGGTCCACAATACCCTCTACGTTTTCGACTACGACGGAATCACCGTCGCGCATTTGGGCGACCTGAAAAACGTCCCATCGCAGGCAGAGGTGGAAGCTCTCGGAACGGTGAACGTGGCCCTCGTCCCGGTGGGCGGCGGCGGAGGGCTGAACGCGGCCAAGGCCGCGGAAGTCGTCAGTCTGCTCGAGCCGAACCTGGTTGTCCCGATGCACTATTCCACGCCCGACGCGAAAATCCAACTCGAGCCGCTCAACAAATTCCTGAAAGAAATGGGACTGAACGCCAGCGCCGTCGAAAAGCAGGCCTCTTTAAAAGTGACGCGCTCCGGCCTGCCCGACGAGACGCGCGTGGTCACGCTGGAATACCAGAGCGAGTAAAAAAAAGCAGGAGACCGAGTGTCAGTCAAAGTCTTGATGACCTGGGATATTTCCCCCGAACGCGAACAGGAATACTTCGAATTCGTCATCGGAGAATTTGTTCCGGGCGTTCAACGCATAGGGTTACAGCCCGTCGAAGCCTGGGCCACCATCTACGGCAACCATCCGCAGATCCAAGTGGGATTGATCGCCAGCGACGCCGCCAACGCGCGCCGCGCCCTCAACTCGCCGGAGTGGCTTAACCTGTCTGGGCAATTATTCGCCTTCGTCAAAAACTACTCGCAAAAAATCGTCCCCGCCCGCAGCGGGTTTCAATTCTGACTGTAGAGCGAGAGAAATCTCGCTCTACTTTTGTCATGTCCCGTTTCTGGCCTCATTTCTTTTTGCTTGCCTTCATCGAAGGACTCGCGGCGCTGGCCGCGTTGTTTTTAATTCCCGCCGAAAGTCTTTCGCTCGCCCGCCTCGCGCTCGTCGGCGCGATCCTGTTTCCCCTGGCGGCCTCGGGCTGGATGTTCGTCCGTTCCTTGGATGGGGACTGGCGCGCCCGCGCCCTCGATCCGACCGCCTACCCGCGCATTTTCCGCGCCCTGGCAATTTCCTCCCCGCTTCTCTTCCTGACCTTCGGCCTGATCCTGTTCCTCCTGCGTTATCTCGACCCCGCGGCGACCGCCTCCTACTACGAGCGCGCCCGCCCCGCGTTGACCTACCTCCTCCTCCTCGCCGCGCAGACGAGTCTCTGGCTGGCCGCGCTTCGAAACGGAATCCACTTGAAGTCCATGTGGACGCGGCGCGCGGTCTTCGTCGGCGCGGGGATTGTCCTCGCCGTCTTCCTCGCGGTGTGGCTGCTCATCGCGTTGACTGGCTTGGGAATCACGGAAGACCCAAGTTACTGGAGCGAGCCCGGCGTCCCAATCCTCGGCTGGCAACTTCTCCTCGCTCTTCTGCTTTCCGCCCTCTGCCTCCTGCCTTCCGCTTTCCGCTCTCTGCCTTCCGCTTTCCGCCCTCTGCCTTCCGCTTTCCGCTCTCTGCCTTCCGCCTCCCGCCCTCTGCCTTCCGCCTCCCGCCTTCTGCCTTCCGCCTCCCGCCCTCTGCCTTCCGCCTCCCGCCCTCTGCCTTCCGCCTCCCGCCCTCTGCCTTCCGCTTTCCGCCTTCTGCCTTCCGCCCTCTATCTCCTCGCCCTCGTCCTCTGGCTCTCTGTCCCGTTGACT harbors:
- a CDS encoding beta-lactamase superfamily produces the protein MEIIWYGQSCFRLTERGMATVVTDPFDHKAIGYSPLKLKADIVTVSHNAPGHNNAAAVKGASHLITGPGEFEIGGVFITGVQTDSSGKKNKDAVHNTLYVFDYDGITVAHLGDLKNVPSQAEVEALGTVNVALVPVGGGGGLNAAKAAEVVSLLEPNLVVPMHYSTPDAKIQLEPLNKFLKEMGLNASAVEKQASLKVTRSGLPDETRVVTLEYQSE